The Streptomyces sp. NBC_00162 genome window below encodes:
- a CDS encoding ABC transporter permease, producing MIFYLARRLLALAGVLLAIAAVTFLIFYVLPSDPAAAACGKTCSAERLADVRAYLGLDQPLWRQFTDFLTGIFTGRTLGTGQYAVQCDFPCLGYSYENSLPVWDLLMDRLPVSASLAVGAAALWLVLGLGAGVTAALRKDTATDKALMVGAVAAASLPVYFTSVMLIYGVIRIAGLLPYPTYQAFTDNPLAWASNLLLPWTALALLYAAMYARQSRGSMIEAMAEPYIRTARAKGMPERTVVVKHGLRSGMTPILTIFGMDLGGLLAGAVITESIFGLPGIGRLFYGALVSSDQPVVLGVTLLAAFFIVVANLAVDLLYAVIDPRVRY from the coding sequence TTGATCTTCTACCTCGCCCGCCGGCTCCTGGCCCTGGCCGGTGTGCTCCTCGCCATCGCCGCCGTCACCTTCCTCATCTTCTACGTCCTGCCCTCCGACCCGGCCGCGGCCGCCTGCGGCAAGACCTGCAGCGCCGAGCGGCTGGCCGACGTACGGGCGTACCTGGGGCTCGACCAGCCCCTGTGGCGCCAGTTCACCGACTTCCTGACCGGCATCTTCACCGGCCGCACCCTCGGCACCGGCCAGTACGCCGTCCAGTGCGACTTCCCGTGCCTGGGCTACTCGTACGAGAACTCCCTGCCCGTCTGGGACCTGCTCATGGACCGGCTTCCGGTCTCCGCCTCCCTCGCCGTCGGCGCCGCCGCGCTCTGGCTCGTGCTGGGCCTGGGCGCCGGGGTCACCGCCGCCCTGCGCAAGGACACCGCCACCGACAAGGCCCTGATGGTCGGCGCCGTCGCCGCGGCCTCCCTGCCCGTCTACTTCACCTCCGTGATGCTGATCTACGGGGTCATCCGCATCGCCGGCCTGCTGCCCTATCCCACCTACCAGGCCTTCACCGACAACCCGCTCGCCTGGGCCTCCAACCTCCTCCTGCCCTGGACCGCGCTCGCGCTGCTGTACGCCGCCATGTACGCACGCCAGAGCCGGGGTTCGATGATCGAGGCGATGGCCGAGCCGTACATCCGTACCGCCCGCGCCAAGGGCATGCCCGAGCGCACCGTCGTCGTCAAACACGGACTGCGCTCCGGGATGACCCCCATCCTCACCATCTTCGGAATGGACCTCGGCGGACTGCTCGCCGGAGCCGTGATCACCGAGTCCATCTTCGGACTCCCCGGTATCGGGCGGCTGTTCTACGGGGCGCTGGTCAGTTCGGACCAGCCCGTGGTCCTCGGGGTCACCCTGCTCGCCGCCTTCTTCATCGTCGTCGCCAACCTCGCCGTCGACCTCCTCTACGCCGTGATCGACCCGAGGGTGAGGTACTGA
- a CDS encoding GntR family transcriptional regulator: MGDLKQHSLIKAQERLRDQVGHALRAALIAGELRPGSVYSAPGLAAELGVSATPVREAMLDLAREGLVEPVRNKGFRITEVSERDLDQYTELRTMIEVPTIGRITKIATAEQLEALRPIAQEIVTSAREHNLIGYLEADRRFHLTLLGLAGNDRLVETVGDLRKRSRLYGLTGLDEAGKLVSSAEEHLELLDLMLSGDAAAAEACMVRHLGHVRSLWAQGRDEPVGRTPGGLGSGV; encoded by the coding sequence ATGGGTGACCTGAAGCAGCACAGTCTCATCAAGGCCCAGGAACGGCTCCGCGACCAGGTCGGCCACGCCCTCCGAGCAGCCCTGATAGCGGGTGAGCTGCGCCCCGGAAGCGTCTACTCCGCCCCCGGGCTCGCGGCCGAACTCGGCGTTTCGGCCACGCCGGTGCGCGAGGCGATGCTCGACCTCGCCCGCGAGGGCCTGGTCGAACCTGTCCGCAACAAGGGGTTCCGCATCACCGAGGTCAGCGAGCGCGACCTCGACCAGTACACCGAGCTGCGCACGATGATCGAGGTGCCGACCATCGGGCGGATCACGAAGATCGCCACGGCCGAGCAACTGGAGGCGCTGCGTCCCATCGCGCAGGAGATCGTCACCAGCGCCCGCGAGCACAACCTGATCGGCTACCTGGAGGCGGACCGCCGCTTCCACCTCACGTTGCTCGGGCTCGCGGGCAACGACCGCCTCGTCGAGACGGTCGGCGACCTGCGCAAGCGGTCCCGGCTGTACGGGCTGACCGGTCTGGACGAGGCCGGCAAGCTGGTGTCCTCGGCGGAGGAGCACCTCGAACTGCTCGACCTGATGCTCTCCGGTGACGCCGCGGCGGCCGAGGCCTGCATGGTCCGCCACCTCGGCCACGTCCGCTCCCTGTGGGCCCAGGGCCGCGACGAGCCCGTTGGCCGCACCCCGGGAGGCCTCGGCTCCGGCGTCTAG
- a CDS encoding ABC transporter ATP-binding protein, with amino-acid sequence MTTTDPLLSVRDLTMTFPGKRSATGRRGAPVRAVDGVSFDLAAGQTLGLVGESGCGKSTTGRMLVRLLEPTSGRVAFDGKDISRLSQGAMRPLRKNIQMVFQDPHSSLNPRQTVARIISDPLLVQGWSATDARRRAAELMDLVGLIPEHIDRYPHEFSGGQAQRIGIARSLATSPRLIVADEPVSALDVSVQAQIVNLMERLRAELGLAYVFIAHDLSVVKRVSDRVAVMYLGRIVEIGDKASLYENPQHPYTRALLSAVPLPDPAAERRRERIVLLGDPPSPAAPPPGCTFHPRCPKAQQICRTERPLLQLAASREVACHFPGD; translated from the coding sequence ATGACCACGACCGACCCGCTCCTGTCCGTACGGGACCTCACCATGACCTTCCCCGGGAAGCGGTCCGCGACCGGGCGCCGGGGGGCGCCCGTGCGCGCCGTGGACGGGGTCTCCTTCGACCTGGCGGCCGGTCAGACCCTGGGCCTGGTCGGGGAATCGGGCTGCGGGAAGTCCACCACCGGCCGGATGCTCGTACGCCTCCTGGAACCCACCTCGGGCCGCGTCGCCTTCGACGGCAAGGACATCAGCCGGCTCTCCCAGGGAGCCATGCGCCCGCTGCGCAAGAACATCCAGATGGTCTTCCAGGACCCGCACTCCTCCCTCAACCCCCGCCAGACGGTGGCCCGCATCATCTCCGACCCGCTGCTGGTGCAGGGCTGGAGCGCGACGGACGCCCGCCGCCGGGCCGCCGAACTGATGGACCTGGTGGGCCTGATCCCCGAACACATCGACCGCTACCCGCACGAGTTCTCCGGCGGCCAGGCCCAGCGCATCGGCATCGCCCGCTCGCTGGCCACCAGCCCCCGGCTGATCGTCGCCGACGAGCCGGTCTCCGCCCTCGACGTCTCCGTACAGGCACAGATCGTCAACCTGATGGAACGGCTGCGCGCGGAGCTGGGCCTCGCCTACGTGTTCATCGCGCACGACCTCTCCGTCGTCAAACGGGTCAGCGACCGCGTCGCCGTCATGTACCTCGGCAGGATCGTCGAGATCGGGGACAAGGCATCCCTCTACGAGAACCCCCAGCACCCCTACACCCGGGCGCTGTTGTCCGCCGTACCGCTGCCCGACCCGGCGGCGGAACGGCGGCGCGAGCGGATCGTCCTCCTCGGCGACCCCCCGAGCCCGGCCGCCCCGCCCCCGGGCTGCACCTTCCACCCCCGCTGCCCCAAGGCGCAGCAGATCTGCCGCACCGAACGCCCACTGCTGCAGCTCGCCGCCTCAAGAGAGGTGGCTTGTCACTTCCCGGGTGACTGA
- a CDS encoding proline racemase family protein, with amino-acid sequence MRTRHVYHAVDSHTEGMPTRVITGGIGVIPGATMAEKRLHFIEHTDHVRTLLMYEPRGHAAMSGAILQPPTRPDADFGVLYIEVSGLLPMCGHGTIGVATVLVETGMVPVVEPVTTVRLDTPAGLVSVDVRVEDGAATAVTLTNVPSFCVGLDLKAEVPGFGTVTYDLAYGGNFYAFVELDDLGLPFDRARKDELLTAGLAIMDAINGSGDRPVHPENPSIAGVKHVYLAAPGSDARRSRHAMAIHPGWFDRSPCGTGTSARMAQLHARGLLELGADFVNESFIGTEFTGRLVGETTVGGLPAVVPTVTGRAWITGTAQYFLDPADPFPGGFLL; translated from the coding sequence ATGCGTACGCGCCACGTCTACCACGCGGTGGACTCGCACACCGAGGGCATGCCGACCCGCGTCATCACCGGGGGCATCGGGGTGATCCCCGGCGCCACGATGGCCGAGAAGCGGCTCCACTTCATCGAGCACACGGACCACGTGCGGACGCTGCTCATGTACGAGCCGCGCGGGCACGCCGCGATGAGCGGCGCCATCCTCCAGCCGCCCACCCGGCCCGACGCCGACTTCGGCGTGCTCTACATCGAGGTGTCGGGCCTGCTGCCGATGTGCGGGCACGGGACCATCGGGGTGGCCACCGTGCTGGTCGAGACCGGCATGGTGCCCGTCGTCGAGCCGGTCACCACCGTCCGGCTCGACACCCCGGCCGGACTGGTGAGCGTCGACGTCCGGGTGGAGGACGGCGCGGCCACCGCGGTCACCCTCACCAACGTCCCGTCCTTCTGCGTAGGGCTCGACCTGAAGGCCGAGGTCCCCGGCTTCGGCACGGTCACCTACGACCTCGCCTACGGCGGAAACTTCTACGCCTTCGTCGAACTCGACGACCTCGGGCTCCCCTTCGACCGCGCCCGCAAGGACGAGCTGCTCACCGCCGGGCTCGCGATCATGGACGCGATCAACGGCTCCGGGGACCGGCCCGTCCACCCCGAGAACCCCTCCATCGCCGGGGTCAAGCACGTCTACCTCGCCGCCCCCGGCTCCGACGCCCGCCGCTCCAGGCACGCGATGGCCATCCACCCGGGCTGGTTCGACCGCTCGCCCTGCGGTACGGGCACCAGCGCGCGCATGGCCCAGCTGCACGCCCGCGGCCTGCTGGAGCTCGGCGCGGACTTCGTCAACGAGTCCTTCATCGGCACCGAGTTCACCGGCCGCCTCGTCGGCGAGACCACCGTCGGCGGGCTCCCGGCCGTGGTCCCCACCGTCACCGGCCGGGCCTGGATCACGGGCACCGCCCAGTACTTCCTCGACCCGGCCGACCCCTTCCCCGGAGGCTTCCTGCTGTGA
- a CDS encoding ornithine cyclodeaminase family protein yields the protein MSGPAVIPQLTAEQTAGLLTPAAAADALAAALRGGLDPEGCPQRTALPVPGGGELLLMPAASGTYAGVKIAGVAPGNPARGLPRITGSYLLLDGPTLRPLALLDGAALTALRTPAVSALALRHLAPAGRPLRLVLFGSGPQAYGHLEATLAVRELAEVVVVARRPEGAEKLAAHARSLGPAARTGTPEDVAGADLVVCCTTAREPLFDGRLVGPGATVVAVGSHEPEARETDTALVRRAAVYVESRAAALREAGDLLVPEAEGAIGPGHITGTLADLVTGRMPVGGTPGCPQLFKSVGMAWEDLAVAVALFQAAGASSET from the coding sequence ATGAGCGGACCTGCTGTGATCCCGCAACTGACCGCCGAGCAGACGGCCGGGCTGCTCACCCCGGCCGCCGCGGCCGACGCACTGGCCGCCGCCCTGCGGGGCGGCCTCGACCCGGAGGGCTGCCCGCAGCGCACCGCCCTCCCCGTACCCGGCGGTGGCGAACTGCTGCTGATGCCGGCCGCGTCCGGGACGTACGCCGGGGTGAAGATCGCCGGGGTCGCGCCGGGCAATCCGGCTCGCGGGCTGCCCCGGATCACCGGGTCCTACCTGCTGCTGGACGGGCCGACCCTGCGCCCGCTCGCCCTGCTCGACGGCGCGGCGCTGACCGCCCTGCGCACCCCGGCGGTCTCCGCCCTCGCGCTGCGCCACCTGGCGCCGGCCGGGCGGCCGCTGCGACTGGTGCTCTTCGGCTCGGGTCCGCAGGCGTACGGGCACCTCGAAGCGACGCTCGCGGTACGGGAGTTGGCCGAGGTGGTGGTCGTCGCCCGCAGGCCCGAGGGCGCGGAGAAGCTCGCCGCGCACGCCCGCAGCCTGGGCCCGGCCGCCCGCACGGGCACCCCCGAGGACGTGGCCGGCGCCGATCTGGTCGTCTGCTGCACCACGGCCCGGGAACCCCTCTTCGACGGGCGGCTGGTGGGCCCCGGGGCAACGGTCGTCGCCGTCGGTTCGCACGAGCCGGAGGCCCGGGAGACGGACACCGCCCTCGTGCGACGCGCGGCGGTGTACGTGGAGTCGCGCGCGGCGGCCCTGCGCGAGGCGGGGGACCTGCTGGTCCCGGAGGCCGAGGGCGCCATCGGGCCCGGCCACATCACCGGCACCCTCGCGGACCTCGTCACGGGCCGGATGCCCGTGGGCGGGACGCCGGGTTGTCCACAGCTCTTCAAGAGTGTGGGCATGGCCTGGGAAGATCTTGCCGTGGCGGTCGCGCTGTTCCAGGCCGCCGGGGCGAGCAGCGAAACGTGA
- a CDS encoding ABC transporter permease has protein sequence MAVTAPWLGALGGWSPEEFDKTAIDPYLGGLPLGSFGGIGPEHWLGVEPVTGRDLFARVVHGAQVSLLIAFAATAIVVVAGTAAGIAAGYFGGRTDAILSRLMDLTMSFPSLIFMIAMLSVAKDVNRIVLMTAVIGVFGWPGVARVVRGQSLSLKHREYVDAARVGGSSSWRILTRDILPGVSGPVIAYTTLLIPGMISTEAALSYLGVGVRPPTPSWGQMIAESVAFYETDPMYFVIPSVFLFLAVLAFTLLGDALRDILDPRGGRS, from the coding sequence ATGGCCGTCACCGCCCCCTGGCTGGGCGCGCTCGGCGGCTGGTCCCCGGAGGAGTTCGACAAGACCGCCATCGACCCCTACCTCGGGGGCCTGCCGCTGGGCTCCTTCGGCGGGATCGGCCCCGAGCACTGGCTCGGCGTCGAACCCGTCACCGGCCGCGACCTGTTCGCCCGCGTGGTCCACGGCGCGCAGGTCTCCCTGCTCATCGCCTTCGCCGCCACCGCCATCGTGGTGGTCGCGGGCACCGCCGCCGGAATCGCCGCCGGCTACTTCGGCGGCCGCACCGACGCGATCCTGTCCCGGCTCATGGACCTCACCATGTCCTTCCCCTCCCTGATCTTCATGATCGCGATGCTGTCCGTGGCCAAGGACGTCAACCGGATCGTCCTCATGACCGCCGTGATCGGGGTCTTCGGCTGGCCCGGCGTCGCCCGCGTCGTCCGCGGCCAGTCGCTCTCCCTCAAACACCGTGAGTACGTGGACGCCGCCCGCGTCGGCGGTTCGAGCTCCTGGCGGATCCTGACCCGCGACATCCTCCCCGGCGTCTCGGGCCCGGTCATCGCCTACACCACCCTGCTCATCCCCGGCATGATCAGCACCGAGGCCGCGCTCAGCTACCTCGGCGTGGGCGTCCGCCCGCCCACCCCCTCCTGGGGCCAGATGATCGCCGAGTCCGTCGCCTTCTACGAGACCGATCCCATGTACTTCGTCATCCCGAGCGTCTTCCTCTTCCTCGCCGTGCTCGCCTTCACCCTGCTCGGCGACGCCCTGCGCGACATCCTCGACCCGAGGGGCGGCCGCAGTTGA
- a CDS encoding proline racemase family protein, translating to MSTVRTVDYHTAGEPFRIVDCGAEGLAVPGDTVAERCATAIGPGGSGTAPRRGALDDVRRLLVQEPRGHAGMYGGFVVPPDDDGAHFGVLFWHKDGYSTACGHGAMALGVWAVDTGRVAAPDDGDAQVRIDVPSGRVTATVHRDGGRTTGVTFRNVPARVSARKVPVATTLGMAEVDLAHAGACYASVAARDLGLDVSRASLPALVRAGQEIRAALATHPATWHPDGPLLSGVYGVILYEELPGTPFGPHQRNVTVFADGQIDRSPCGSGTSTRLALLAEDGRLGPGEDLLHESVMGTVFTGRMLPGGVTEVTGTAYRTGEHAFTADPYDALGAGFLL from the coding sequence GTGAGCACCGTCCGAACGGTGGACTACCACACCGCCGGCGAGCCCTTCCGCATCGTCGACTGCGGCGCGGAGGGCCTGGCCGTGCCCGGTGACACCGTCGCCGAACGCTGTGCCACCGCCATCGGCCCCGGAGGATCCGGAACCGCACCGCGCCGCGGGGCACTGGACGACGTACGGCGCCTGCTGGTGCAGGAGCCGCGCGGGCACGCCGGGATGTACGGGGGCTTCGTCGTCCCGCCCGACGACGACGGGGCCCACTTCGGGGTGCTCTTCTGGCACAAGGACGGCTACTCCACCGCCTGCGGCCACGGCGCCATGGCCCTCGGCGTCTGGGCCGTGGACACCGGCCGGGTCGCCGCACCCGACGACGGGGACGCCCAGGTGCGCATCGACGTGCCGTCGGGCCGGGTCACCGCGACCGTGCACCGGGACGGGGGCCGCACCACCGGTGTCACCTTCCGCAACGTCCCGGCCCGGGTGAGCGCCCGCAAGGTGCCGGTGGCGACCACCCTCGGCATGGCGGAGGTGGACCTCGCGCACGCCGGGGCCTGCTACGCCTCGGTCGCCGCCCGCGACCTCGGCCTCGACGTCTCCCGGGCCTCGCTGCCCGCGCTTGTGCGGGCCGGCCAGGAGATCCGTGCCGCGCTGGCCACCCACCCGGCCACCTGGCACCCCGACGGCCCGCTCCTGTCCGGGGTCTACGGGGTGATCCTGTACGAGGAGCTCCCCGGCACTCCCTTCGGGCCGCACCAGCGCAACGTCACCGTCTTCGCCGACGGTCAGATCGACCGCTCGCCCTGCGGCTCGGGCACCTCGACGCGGCTCGCGCTGCTCGCGGAAGACGGGCGGCTCGGTCCGGGCGAGGACCTGCTGCACGAGTCGGTCATGGGCACGGTGTTCACCGGACGGATGCTCCCCGGTGGCGTCACCGAGGTCACCGGCACCGCCTACCGCACCGGTGAACACGCCTTCACGGCCGACCCGTACGACGCCCTCGGCGCGGGGTTTTTGCTATGA
- a CDS encoding ABC transporter substrate-binding protein, with translation MTKRTQLALATALVAALALGASGCSDTKKGSAGGGASNPAAANDGKILGGSPVKGGTLTVLSNQDFAHLDPARNWVMPTMDFGTRLLYRTLVTFKAEPGKGGSELVPDLATDLGTPSNGGRTWTFTLKEGVKYEDGSPVKAQDVKYNVERSFAPDLTGGPDYAAQYLAGTEGYKGPLQGQHLDSVKTPDDRTIVFELKRPVAEFSATATLPTFSPVPQSQEKGTQYDARPFSSGPYKIESYDRDKKLVLVRNEHWDTKTDTVRKAYPDKFVVVMGLKGGQIDDRIIAGEGADASTVQYADMRPESAPKVLPKPDVKARLIAESKGCTEMLYLNNSRAPFDDPKVREAMQYAVDKEAVVTAGGGPALNEIATAYLPPALTGGKQADTLKIAPAGDPAKAKELLKAAGKEKLKVSLSVSTGDKGAAEAIQQGLSRAGIEVVIDTVDPGAYYDVIGDLATTPDMTFTGWCPDYPSGSTWIPFVFDGRTIKDKGNQGNYSQFRDEATIKRIDEINNMADAKQANQAWIDLDAELMKKSPSIPILLERKPLLVGPNIAGAFGHPVWTGEIDYATVGLKDPSKSQG, from the coding sequence ATGACCAAGCGCACCCAACTCGCCCTCGCCACCGCTCTGGTGGCGGCACTCGCACTCGGCGCCTCGGGCTGCTCCGACACCAAGAAGGGCTCCGCGGGCGGCGGCGCGTCCAACCCCGCCGCCGCCAACGACGGCAAGATCCTCGGCGGCAGCCCGGTCAAGGGCGGCACCCTGACCGTCCTGTCCAACCAGGACTTCGCGCACCTCGACCCCGCCCGCAACTGGGTCATGCCGACCATGGACTTCGGCACGCGGCTGCTCTACCGCACCCTGGTGACCTTCAAGGCCGAGCCGGGCAAGGGCGGCAGCGAGCTCGTTCCCGACCTCGCCACCGACCTGGGCACTCCCTCCAACGGCGGCCGCACCTGGACCTTCACCCTCAAGGAGGGCGTCAAGTACGAGGACGGCTCGCCCGTCAAGGCCCAGGACGTCAAGTACAACGTCGAGCGCTCCTTCGCCCCCGACCTCACCGGCGGCCCCGACTACGCGGCCCAGTACCTGGCCGGGACCGAGGGCTACAAGGGCCCGCTCCAGGGGCAGCACCTCGACTCCGTGAAGACCCCCGACGACCGCACGATCGTCTTCGAGCTCAAGCGGCCCGTCGCCGAGTTCTCCGCGACCGCCACCCTGCCCACCTTCTCGCCCGTACCCCAGTCCCAGGAGAAGGGCACCCAGTACGACGCCCGCCCGTTCTCCTCCGGCCCGTACAAGATCGAGTCGTACGACCGCGACAAGAAGCTGGTCCTGGTCCGCAACGAGCACTGGGACACGAAGACCGACACCGTGCGCAAGGCCTACCCGGACAAGTTCGTCGTCGTCATGGGCCTCAAGGGCGGCCAGATCGACGACCGCATCATCGCCGGGGAGGGCGCCGACGCCTCCACCGTCCAGTACGCCGACATGCGCCCCGAGAGCGCCCCCAAGGTGCTGCCCAAGCCGGACGTCAAGGCGCGCCTGATCGCGGAGTCCAAGGGCTGTACCGAGATGCTCTACCTGAACAACTCCCGCGCCCCCTTCGACGACCCCAAGGTCCGCGAGGCCATGCAGTACGCCGTCGACAAGGAGGCCGTGGTCACCGCGGGCGGCGGCCCGGCCCTCAACGAGATCGCCACCGCCTACCTGCCCCCGGCCCTGACCGGCGGCAAGCAGGCCGACACGCTGAAGATCGCCCCGGCCGGCGACCCGGCCAAGGCCAAGGAACTGCTGAAGGCCGCCGGCAAGGAGAAGCTCAAGGTCTCCCTGTCCGTCTCCACCGGTGACAAGGGCGCCGCCGAGGCCATCCAGCAGGGCCTGTCCCGCGCGGGCATCGAGGTCGTCATCGACACCGTCGACCCGGGCGCGTACTACGACGTCATCGGCGACCTCGCCACCACCCCCGACATGACCTTCACCGGCTGGTGCCCCGACTACCCGTCCGGCTCCACCTGGATCCCCTTCGTCTTCGACGGACGCACCATCAAGGACAAGGGCAACCAGGGCAACTACAGCCAGTTCCGCGACGAGGCGACCATCAAGCGGATCGACGAGATCAACAACATGGCCGACGCGAAGCAGGCCAATCAGGCCTGGATCGACCTGGACGCGGAGCTCATGAAGAAGTCCCCGTCCATCCCGATCCTGCTGGAGCGCAAGCCGCTGCTCGTCGGCCCCAACATCGCCGGCGCGTTCGGCCACCCCGTGTGGACCGGCGAGATCGACTACGCGACGGTCGGCCTCAAGGACCCGTCGAAGAGCCAGGGCTGA
- a CDS encoding dihydrodipicolinate synthase family protein — translation MTHAPTPAPRPATGTDTRTRPWHGIMVATALPLREDLSVDYDAYAEHVAWLIANGCDGVVPNGSLGEYQTLDDEERARVVRTAVEAAGDGSRVMPGVAAYGSAEARRWAEQAAEAGAGSVLLLPPNAFRADEETVRAHYAEVARAGLPVVAYNNPYDTKVDLVPALLARLHADGSIVAVKEFSGDVRRAYEIAELAPGLDLLIGADDVLLELALAGAVGWIAGYPNALPQSCATLYRAAVAGDLATALPLYKSLHSLLRWDSKTEFVQAIKLSMDLAGRPGGATRPPRFPLTGDTEAAVRAATEKALAEGLN, via the coding sequence ATGACCCACGCGCCCACCCCCGCGCCCCGCCCGGCCACCGGCACGGACACCCGCACCCGCCCCTGGCACGGCATCATGGTCGCCACCGCGCTGCCCCTGCGCGAGGACCTCAGCGTCGACTACGACGCCTACGCCGAGCACGTGGCCTGGCTGATCGCCAACGGCTGCGACGGCGTGGTCCCCAACGGCTCCCTCGGCGAGTACCAGACCCTCGACGACGAGGAGCGGGCCCGCGTCGTCCGTACCGCCGTCGAGGCCGCGGGCGACGGATCCCGCGTCATGCCCGGAGTCGCCGCCTACGGCAGCGCCGAAGCCCGCCGCTGGGCCGAGCAGGCCGCCGAGGCCGGGGCCGGCTCCGTACTCCTGCTGCCCCCCAACGCCTTCCGGGCCGACGAGGAGACCGTACGCGCCCACTACGCCGAGGTCGCCCGCGCCGGGCTGCCCGTCGTCGCGTACAACAACCCGTACGACACCAAGGTCGACCTGGTCCCGGCCCTGCTGGCCCGGCTGCACGCCGACGGATCCATCGTCGCCGTCAAGGAGTTCAGCGGGGACGTGCGCCGCGCCTACGAGATCGCCGAACTCGCCCCCGGCCTGGACCTGCTCATCGGCGCCGACGACGTCCTCCTCGAACTCGCCCTCGCGGGCGCCGTCGGCTGGATAGCCGGCTACCCCAACGCCCTGCCGCAGTCCTGCGCCACCCTCTACCGGGCCGCCGTCGCCGGTGACCTCGCCACCGCCCTGCCGCTCTACAAGTCCCTGCACTCCCTGCTGCGCTGGGACTCCAAGACCGAGTTCGTCCAGGCCATCAAGCTCTCCATGGACCTGGCGGGCCGCCCCGGCGGCGCCACCCGCCCGCCGCGCTTCCCGCTCACCGGCGACACCGAGGCCGCCGTCCGCGCCGCCACCGAGAAGGCCCTCGCCGAGGGTCTCAACTAG
- a CDS encoding ABC transporter ATP-binding protein has protein sequence MAAENTAPLLEVRDLRVTFTTPRGTVRAVDSLGFTVEAGRTLGIVGESGSGKSVTSLAVMGLHRGAAEVTGSVALSGRELTALSERELSKIRGRKVAMIFQDPLSSLHPYYTVGEQIAEHFRVHFKAGRAAARKRAVDMLGEVGIPEPARRAGEYPHQFSGGMRQRAMIAMALACEPDLLIADEPTTALDVTVQAQILELIATLQQERGLGVVMITHDLGVVARVAHEVLVMYGGRAAEQAPVDDLFAEPAHPYTRGLLDSLPRLDTADDEPLPFIPGSPPSLLAPAPGCAFAPRCPRAAARCTDARPELETYGDAPGRTVACHFAGARTAEEAAR, from the coding sequence ATGGCCGCGGAAAACACCGCCCCGCTCCTCGAAGTGCGCGATCTGCGCGTCACGTTCACCACCCCGCGCGGCACCGTACGGGCCGTCGACTCGCTCGGCTTCACCGTCGAGGCGGGCCGCACCCTCGGCATCGTCGGCGAGTCCGGCTCCGGCAAGTCGGTCACCTCGCTGGCCGTCATGGGCCTGCACCGGGGCGCGGCCGAGGTAACCGGCTCCGTGGCCCTCTCCGGACGGGAGCTGACCGCTCTCTCCGAACGGGAACTGTCCAAGATCCGCGGCCGCAAGGTGGCGATGATCTTCCAGGACCCGCTCTCCAGCCTCCACCCCTACTACACGGTGGGCGAGCAGATCGCCGAGCACTTCCGGGTGCACTTCAAGGCCGGGAGGGCCGCCGCGCGCAAACGGGCCGTCGACATGCTCGGCGAGGTCGGCATCCCGGAACCGGCCCGCCGGGCGGGGGAGTACCCGCACCAGTTCTCCGGTGGCATGCGCCAGCGCGCGATGATCGCCATGGCCCTGGCATGCGAACCCGACCTGCTGATCGCCGACGAGCCCACCACCGCCCTGGACGTCACCGTGCAGGCCCAGATCCTGGAGCTGATCGCCACGCTCCAGCAGGAGCGCGGCCTCGGCGTCGTGATGATCACCCACGACCTGGGGGTGGTTGCCCGCGTCGCCCACGAGGTGCTGGTCATGTACGGCGGCCGGGCCGCCGAACAGGCCCCGGTCGACGACCTGTTCGCGGAGCCCGCGCACCCCTACACCCGGGGCCTGCTCGACTCGCTGCCCCGCCTCGACACTGCCGACGACGAACCGCTGCCCTTCATCCCCGGCTCCCCGCCGTCCCTGCTCGCACCGGCCCCGGGCTGCGCCTTCGCACCGCGCTGCCCGCGCGCCGCGGCCCGCTGCACCGACGCACGCCCGGAGCTGGAGACGTACGGGGACGCGCCGGGCCGGACGGTGGCCTGCCACTTCGCCGGCGCCCGCACCGCCGAGGAGGCGGCCCGATGA